A single genomic interval of Ananas comosus cultivar F153 unplaced genomic scaffold, ASM154086v1, whole genome shotgun sequence harbors:
- the LOC109703979 gene encoding uncharacterized protein LOC109703979, whose protein sequence is MAPRRRSSSRLARDGTDGVPEQTEASGDLELRDQLATLVGVVRQQADVVQRQQETALRQEERIKRLQETVDQLVTAPVSACRVQPGVAAAAFPSRSGDPTAIDSGPEAERERALAALMSFKKFDPPAFDGEDIDPWTVESWIDSIETIFEDLYTVERDKVHLAVHCLQLSAKEWWKGVKRNRSPSLPSMVWEEFRELMRSTYFPDSEKRKLQNRFQKLRQGDRLVREYEREFSRIVNYVPSVVRDDKDRADCFVRLRPDIFEAVHNLKLQTFAEVLDRALWIEQGNASVQEERESYYKEKEKERPASGYDGQSSSQRTTGSSRSRSRAPGTYRSRTSACCVICGGPHYPQQCEQQDGKCFRCGRPGHARDECPRGASQALMLATAFSSPGQLVDVPPVARSGERMRIRQPRGSRRTTSGRG, encoded by the coding sequence atggcaccgcgtaggcgatcttcgtctaGATTGGCGCGAGATGGGACAGATGGTGTCCCTGAGCAGactgaggcgagcggagacttggagcttcgcgatcagttggccacactcgtgggagtggtGAGGCAACAAGCGGATGTAGTGCAACGTCAGCAGGAAACTGCTCTGCGACAAGAAGAGCGAATAAAGAGACTTCAGGAAACAGTGGATCAGTTAGTGACCGCACCAGTTTCGGCCTGTCGAGTACAGCCGGGAGTTGCGGCAGCGGCATTTCCGTCGAGGTCGGGTGATCCAACTGCTATTGATTCAGGGCCGGAAGCGGAAAGAGAGCGAGCTTTAGCGGCTCTCATGtccttcaagaagtttgatccaccTGCGTTTGATGGAGAGGACATAGATCCATGGACtgtggagtcatggattgatTCCATAGAGACTATCTTCGAGGATTTGTACACggtggagcgggacaaggtacaCCTAGCCGTGCATTGTCTACAATTGTCGGCGAAGGAATGGTGGAAAGGCGTtaaacggaaccgatcgcctagtcttcctTCTATGgtttgggaagagtttcgggaaTTAATGCGTTCAActtatttccccgatagtgaaaagagaaagcttcagaaCAGGTTTCAGAAACTACGACAGGGAGACCGCCTTGTGAGggaatacgagcgggaattctcTCGTATCGTGAACTATGTTCCAAGTGTGGTACGGGACGACAAGGATCGAGCTGATTGTTTTGTACGACTTCGGCCTGATATTTTTGAAGCAGTGCATAATCtaaagttgcagacttttgctgaagtcTTGGATCGGGCCTtatggatagaacaaggcaatgCATCGGTGCAGGAGGAGCGCGAATCTTAttacaaggaaaaagaaaaagaacgacCAGCGAGTGGGTatgatggtcagtcaagttctcaGCGGACCACTGGGAGTTCGCGTtcgcgatcccgagctccggggacgtaTCGTAGTCGGACCTCGGCATGTTGTGTTATTTGTGGGGGTCCTCACTACCCACAGCAGTGTGAGCAACAAGATGGCAAGTGCTTCAGGTGTGGACGGCCAGGTCAtgcgcgggacgagtgtccACGGGGTGCTAGCCAAGCCTTGATGCTGGCGACGGCATTCTCCTCTCCGGGACAACTTGTAGATGTGCCACCTGTGGCACGGTCTGGAGAGCGAATGAGGATAAGGCAACCGAGGGGTTCGCGACGAACGACAAGTGGCCGTGGATAG